From Cronobacter turicensis z3032, the proteins below share one genomic window:
- the thiS gene encoding Protein thiS, whose product MRIELNDEAIQCVEGLSAARLLAQLKLDRPGTALAVNQTILPRSQWPDYTLQEGDSLLLFQVIAGG is encoded by the coding sequence ATGCGCATTGAACTCAACGATGAAGCCATACAGTGCGTCGAGGGGTTGAGCGCGGCGCGGCTGCTGGCGCAGTTAAAACTCGACAGGCCCGGTACGGCGCTCGCGGTCAATCAGACCATTCTCCCGCGCAGCCAGTGGCCCGACTATACCCTGCAGGAAGGCGACAGCCTGCTGCTGTTTCAGGTTATCGCAGGAGGCTGA